The Sebastes umbrosus isolate fSebUmb1 chromosome 19, fSebUmb1.pri, whole genome shotgun sequence genome has a segment encoding these proteins:
- the LOC119478734 gene encoding uncharacterized protein LOC119478734 isoform X1, with amino-acid sequence MEEQGNGKKSELGRSKLGPDTQIRTKYDPTNEEDFVVLEKDETSMPSDRDSTFGKRIKTKNLQSSIKRRVEEDSSASGDNLTQPSRNAPQEKGNEKKSRRRSDTLPVTTDSVEAQAGSSPEVCFEREMGPYLAEVTDSRCRLKGAGRVGAADAETTGRRRAEREQNVNDHCEGKASTNINREHLSTQNNSDSVKRIRKSTEDLEGVLEQGRDRESKWEPCLEKVDPSLRESENQYKESHDSGFIAQKTQVGADPSHQSRFAGAVSKRAKAGTKKEDSHPPKVEPPSSEDNPFSLEQGDLIPCRLPENECCDGKIQVASLKRESKLVCFTAVITPPPLTHLLPQRDTSMPTQLCDSKDESVPKEKPKVKGPPPPVPKKPKNPFIKLKTAKLKSTDVQRRGKDHLRSEEKVKRRHTIDFSKDLPCNTPANQDMCLLWDERGTYTAPTDVRRLSVNLSPWEHDSLGRMDDRYGDMVDFDYCERMAQLSPEEEPQDLDMLERRVFLERRSRFKSSPPTAAKKPPNRFASAETLHIPEVTLSHNEIKPPKPACSGKREVYPELLPERVSTQVSNDSRGNYGKRRDNHSSDRDAGYGTEAESYKPVAEMIKERNQMQRHQTRVKPEGAKAPVRVAEEGPSVKVSQIKNAFDVPKKSKERPPEVPPPPKKDMLRRVVRQSKFRHVFGQAVRNDQCYDDIRVSRVTWDSSFCAVNPKFVAIIIDASGGGAFLVLPLQKSGRIDKVYPTVCGHTGPVLDIDWCPHNDLVIASGSEDCTVMVWQIPENGLETPLSEPAVVLEGHSKRVGIVSWHPTARNVLLSAGCDNQIVIWNVGTGEAMINLEDMHPDVIFSVSWSRNGSLLCTACKDKKVRVIDPRKKKIVAEKDKAHEGARPMRAIFLADGNIFTTGFSRMSERQLALWKTDNMDEPICVQEMDSSNGILLPFYDPDTSIVYLCGKGDSSIRYFEITDEAPFVHYLNTFSTKEPQRGMGYMPKRGLDVNKCEIARFYKLHERKCEPIIMTVPRKSDLFQDDLYPDTAGPDPALEAEEWFAGKNGGPILIALKDGYVSTKTRDLKVVKKNVLETKPATKAETIPTVQKHASPKPTKKTDQKIEDKLEEVLREFKSLRDRVILQDRRIARLEDQVSKVAM; translated from the exons atggaggagcagggaaaTGGGAAGAAATCAGAACTTGGTCGTAGCAAGTTAGGTCCTGACACTCAAATCAGGACCAAATACGATCCCACCAATGAGGAGGACTTTGTGGTGCTTGAGAAGGATGAGACTTCGATGCCATCAGATAGGGACAGCACTTTTGGCAAAAGGATAAAAACCAAGAATCTTCAATCATCTATTAAAAGAAGAGTTGAGGAGGACTCTTCTGCTAGTGGCGATAACCTAACACAACCTTCCAGGAATGCCCCGCAAGAAAAGGGCAATGAGAAGAAAAGCAGGAGAAGATCTGACACACTTCCAGTCACGACTGACAGCGTGGAAGCACAAGCTGGGAGTTCGCCCGAAGTCTGTTTTGAGAGGGAAATGGGTCCATATTTGGCTGAAGTGACAGACAGCAGGTGTCGGCTAAAAGGAGCCGGGCGTGTTGGAGCTGCCGACGCCGAGACAACTGGGAGACGAAGAGCAGAGAGGGAGCAAAACGTGAATGACCACTGCGAGGGGAAAGCTTCTACTAATATTAATAGGGAGCACCtgtcaacacaaaacaacagcgACTCGGTGAAAAGAATAAGAAAGAGCACCGAGGATTTAGAAGGCGTGCTTGAACAGGGTAGGGACAGAGAGTCAAAATGGGAACCATGCTTAGAAAAGGTGGATCCTTCTTTAAGAGAATCAGAAAATCAATATAAAGAAAGCCACGATTCAGGATTTAttgcacaaaaaacacaagtggGAGCAGATCCGTCCCATCAGAGCAGGTTTGCTGGCGCTGTCTCTAAAAGGGCTAAAGCAGGTACCAAGAAAGAGGACTCTCACCCCCCAAAGGTTGAGCCCCCTAGCTCTGAAGACAATCCATTTTCATTGGAACAGGGCGATTTAATCCCTTGTCGTCTGCCAGAGAATGAATGCTGTGATGGAAAAATACAGGTCGCGAGCTTAAAGAGGGAGAGCAAGCTTGTTTGCTTCACTGCTGTCATCACCCCTCCGCCTTTAACTCATCTGTTGCCTCAGAGAGACACATCGATGCCGACGCAACTCTGTGATTCTAAAGATGAATCTGTGCCAAAAGAAAAACCCAAAGTTAAAGGTCCACCTCCGCCTGTCCCTAAAAAACCTAAAAACCCATTTATAAAGCTCAAAACTGCAAAATTAAAGTCTACCGATGTGCAAAGAAGAGGCAAAGATCATCTGCGCTCTGAGGAGAAGGTCAAGAGGAGACACACTATTGATTTTAGCAAGGATCTTCCGTGCAACACTCCAGCTAATCAGGACATGTGCTTGCTGTGGGACGAAAGGGGCACTTACACGGCGCCGACCGACGTACGCCGGCTGTCGGTCAACCTCAGCCCTTGGGAACATGATTCGCTCGGACGCATGGATGATCGGTACGGAGACATGGTCGACTTTGACTACTGTGAACGTATGGCACAGCTGTCTCCAGAGGAAGAGCCGCAAGACCTGGACATGTTGGAGAGAAGAGTGTTCTTGGAGAGGCGATCCAGATTTAAAAGCTCGCCTCCTACTGCTGCGAAAAAGCCCCCAAATCGTTTTGCGTCCGCAGAGACTCTTCACATACCTGAGGTCACATTATCACACAATGAAATCAAACCACCAAAACCTGCTTGTTCAGGGAAAAGAGAAGTCTACCCTGAGCTCCTTCCTGAAAGAGTCAGCACCCAAGTCAGCAACGACAGCCGTGGTAACTATGGTAAGCGTAGAGACAACCACAGTAGCGATAGGGATGCAGGATATGGCACTGAGGCGGAATCGTACAAGCCTGTGGCAGAAATGATCAAAGAAAGAAATCAAATGCAGAGACATCAGACCCGGGTCAAACCTGAAGGGGCCAAAGCTCCGGTTCGGGTGGCAGAGGAGGGTCCAAGTGTGAAAGTATCCCAAATAAAGAATGCCTTTGACGTCCCAAAGAAATCCAAAGAGAGACCACCGGAGGTTCCACCACCTCCAAAGAAAG ATATGTTGCGGCGAGTTGTGCGACAGAGCAAGTTCCGCCATGTCTTCGGTCAGGCCGTGAGGAACGACCAGTGCTACGATGACATCCGTGTGTCCAGGGTCACATGGGATAGCTCCTTCTGTGCCGTCAACCCTAAGTTTGTTGCCATCATCATAGACGCCAGTGGGGGAGGAGCCTTTCTTGTACTTCCTCTACAAAAG TCTGGCCGTATAGACAAGGTCTACCCTACAGTATGTGGTCACACGGGCCCAGTGCTGGACATCGACTGGTGTCCTCATAATGACCTCGTCATCGCTAGCGGCTCGGAGGACTGCACGGTCATG GTTTGGCAGATCCCTGAGAACGGGCTGGAGACTCCCCTTTCAGAGCCTGCTGTCGTGTTAGAGGGCCACTCTAAGAGGGTCGGCATCGTGTCTTGGCATCCAACCGCTCGCAACGTTCTCCTCAGTGCAG GGTGCGACAACCAGATCGTCATTTGGAACGTGGGCACGGGAGAGGCCATGATCAACCTGGAGGACATGCACCCTGATGTTATCTTTAGTGTCAGCTGGAGCCGCAACGGCAGCCTGCTCTGCACCGCCTGCAAGGACAAGAAGGTCCGCGTCATCGACCCCCgtaaaaaaaagattgttgCG gaGAAGGACAAAGCTCACGAGGGAGCTCGACCTATGAGGGCGATCTTTTTAGCAGACGGAAACATTTTCACCACTGGATTCAGCCGCATGAGCGAACGCCAGCTGGCCCTGTGGAAAACT gaTAACATGGATGAGCCAATATGTGTCCAAGAGATGGACTCCAGTAACGGCATTCTGCTGCCCTTCTACGACCCCGACACCAGCATAGTCTACCTGTGTGGGAAG GGTGACAGCAGCATTCGGTACTTTGAGATCACTGATGAGGCGCCGTTTGTTCACTACCTCAACACCTTTTCCACTAAGGAGCCCCAGAGAGGCATGGGATACATGCCCAAAAGAGGCCTGGATGTCAACAAATGTGAAATCGCAAG GTTTTACAAATTGCACGAGAGAAAATGTGAACCAATCATCATGACAGTCCCGCGTAAG TCGGATCTGTTCCAGGACGACCTGTATCCCGACACGGCCGGCCCCGATCCCGCCCTGGAGGCGGAGGAGTGGTTCGCTGGGAAGAACGGAGGTCCCATCCTGATCGCGCTCAAAGACGGCTACGTCTCCACAAAGACCCGGGATCTGAAAGTGGTCAAGAAGAACGTCCTGGAGACCAAGCCGGCCACAAAAGCAGAAACCATCCCGACTGTCCAGAAGCACGCTTCTCCAAAGCCCACAAAA AAAACGGACCAGAAGATAGAAGATAAACTGGAAGAGGTACTCCGAGAGTTCAAGTCACTCAGGGACCGCGTCATCCTCCAAGACCGTCGAATCGCCAGACTGGAAGACCAGGTTTCCAAGGTTGCCATGTAA
- the LOC119478734 gene encoding coronin-1C-A-like isoform X4, whose protein sequence is MLRRVVRQSKFRHVFGQAVRNDQCYDDIRVSRVTWDSSFCAVNPKFVAIIIDASGGGAFLVLPLQKSGRIDKVYPTVCGHTGPVLDIDWCPHNDLVIASGSEDCTVMVWQIPENGLETPLSEPAVVLEGHSKRVGIVSWHPTARNVLLSAGCDNQIVIWNVGTGEAMINLEDMHPDVIFSVSWSRNGSLLCTACKDKKVRVIDPRKKKIVAEKDKAHEGARPMRAIFLADGNIFTTGFSRMSERQLALWKTDNMDEPICVQEMDSSNGILLPFYDPDTSIVYLCGKGDSSIRYFEITDEAPFVHYLNTFSTKEPQRGMGYMPKRGLDVNKCEIARFYKLHERKCEPIIMTVPRKSDLFQDDLYPDTAGPDPALEAEEWFAGKNGGPILIALKDGYVSTKTRDLKVVKKNVLETKPATKAETIPTVQKHASPKPTKKTDQKIEDKLEEVLREFKSLRDRVILQDRRIARLEDQVSKVAM, encoded by the exons ATGTTGCGGCGAGTTGTGCGACAGAGCAAGTTCCGCCATGTCTTCGGTCAGGCCGTGAGGAACGACCAGTGCTACGATGACATCCGTGTGTCCAGGGTCACATGGGATAGCTCCTTCTGTGCCGTCAACCCTAAGTTTGTTGCCATCATCATAGACGCCAGTGGGGGAGGAGCCTTTCTTGTACTTCCTCTACAAAAG TCTGGCCGTATAGACAAGGTCTACCCTACAGTATGTGGTCACACGGGCCCAGTGCTGGACATCGACTGGTGTCCTCATAATGACCTCGTCATCGCTAGCGGCTCGGAGGACTGCACGGTCATG GTTTGGCAGATCCCTGAGAACGGGCTGGAGACTCCCCTTTCAGAGCCTGCTGTCGTGTTAGAGGGCCACTCTAAGAGGGTCGGCATCGTGTCTTGGCATCCAACCGCTCGCAACGTTCTCCTCAGTGCAG GGTGCGACAACCAGATCGTCATTTGGAACGTGGGCACGGGAGAGGCCATGATCAACCTGGAGGACATGCACCCTGATGTTATCTTTAGTGTCAGCTGGAGCCGCAACGGCAGCCTGCTCTGCACCGCCTGCAAGGACAAGAAGGTCCGCGTCATCGACCCCCgtaaaaaaaagattgttgCG gaGAAGGACAAAGCTCACGAGGGAGCTCGACCTATGAGGGCGATCTTTTTAGCAGACGGAAACATTTTCACCACTGGATTCAGCCGCATGAGCGAACGCCAGCTGGCCCTGTGGAAAACT gaTAACATGGATGAGCCAATATGTGTCCAAGAGATGGACTCCAGTAACGGCATTCTGCTGCCCTTCTACGACCCCGACACCAGCATAGTCTACCTGTGTGGGAAG GGTGACAGCAGCATTCGGTACTTTGAGATCACTGATGAGGCGCCGTTTGTTCACTACCTCAACACCTTTTCCACTAAGGAGCCCCAGAGAGGCATGGGATACATGCCCAAAAGAGGCCTGGATGTCAACAAATGTGAAATCGCAAG GTTTTACAAATTGCACGAGAGAAAATGTGAACCAATCATCATGACAGTCCCGCGTAAG TCGGATCTGTTCCAGGACGACCTGTATCCCGACACGGCCGGCCCCGATCCCGCCCTGGAGGCGGAGGAGTGGTTCGCTGGGAAGAACGGAGGTCCCATCCTGATCGCGCTCAAAGACGGCTACGTCTCCACAAAGACCCGGGATCTGAAAGTGGTCAAGAAGAACGTCCTGGAGACCAAGCCGGCCACAAAAGCAGAAACCATCCCGACTGTCCAGAAGCACGCTTCTCCAAAGCCCACAAAA AAAACGGACCAGAAGATAGAAGATAAACTGGAAGAGGTACTCCGAGAGTTCAAGTCACTCAGGGACCGCGTCATCCTCCAAGACCGTCGAATCGCCAGACTGGAAGACCAGGTTTCCAAGGTTGCCATGTAA
- the LOC119478734 gene encoding uncharacterized protein LOC119478734 isoform X2: MEEQGNGKKSELGRSKLGPDTQIRTKYDPTNEEDFVVLEKDETSMPSDRDSTFGKRIKTKNLQSSIKRRVEEDSSASGDNLTQPSRNAPQEKGNEKKSRRRSDTLPVTTDSVEAQAGSSPEVCFEREMGPYLAEVTDSRCRLKGAGRVGAADAETTGRRRAEREQNVNDHCEGKASTNINREHLSTQNNSDSVKRIRKSTEDLEGVLEQGRDRESKWEPCLEKVDPSLRESENQYKESHDSGFIAQKTQVGADPSHQSRFAGAVSKRAKAGTKKEDSHPPKVEPPSSEDNPFSLEQGDLIPCRLPENECCDGKIQVASLKRESKLVCFTAVITPPPLTHLLPQRDTSMPTQLCDSKDESVPKEKPKVKGPPPPVPKKPKNPFIKLKTAKLKSTDVQRRGKDHLRSEEKVKRRHTIDFSKDLPCNTPANQDMCLLWDERGTYTAPTDVRRLSVNLSPWEHDSLGRMDDRYGDMVDFDYCERMAQLSPEEEPQDLDMLERRVFLERRSRFKSSPPTAAKKPPNRFASAETLHIPEVTLSHNEIKPPKPACSGKREVYPELLPERVSTQVSNDSRGNYGKRRDNHSSDRDAGYGTEAESYKPVAEMIKERNQMQRHQTRVKPEGAKAPVRVAEEGPSVKVSQIKNAFDVPKKSKERPPEVPPPPKKDMLRRVVRQSKFRHVFGQAVRNDQCYDDIRVSRVTWDSSFCAVNPKFVAIIIDASGGGAFLVLPLQKSGRIDKVYPTVCGHTGPVLDIDWCPHNDLVIASGSEDCTVMVWQIPENGLETPLSEPAVVLEGHSKRVGIVSWHPTARNVLLSAGCDNQIVIWNVGTGEAMINLEDMHPDVIFSVSWSRNGSLLCTACKDKKVRVIDPRKKKIVAEKDKAHEGARPMRAIFLADGNIFTTGFSRMSERQLALWKTDNMDEPICVQEMDSSNGILLPFYDPDTSIVYLCGKGDSSIRYFEITDEAPFVHYLNTFSTKEPQRGMGYMPKRGLDVNKCEIARFYKLHERKCEPIIMTVPRKSDLFQDDLYPDTAGPDPALEAEEWFAGKNGGPILIALKDGYVSTKTRDLKVVKKNVLETKPATKAETIPTVQKHASPKPTKVKNGPEDRR, from the exons atggaggagcagggaaaTGGGAAGAAATCAGAACTTGGTCGTAGCAAGTTAGGTCCTGACACTCAAATCAGGACCAAATACGATCCCACCAATGAGGAGGACTTTGTGGTGCTTGAGAAGGATGAGACTTCGATGCCATCAGATAGGGACAGCACTTTTGGCAAAAGGATAAAAACCAAGAATCTTCAATCATCTATTAAAAGAAGAGTTGAGGAGGACTCTTCTGCTAGTGGCGATAACCTAACACAACCTTCCAGGAATGCCCCGCAAGAAAAGGGCAATGAGAAGAAAAGCAGGAGAAGATCTGACACACTTCCAGTCACGACTGACAGCGTGGAAGCACAAGCTGGGAGTTCGCCCGAAGTCTGTTTTGAGAGGGAAATGGGTCCATATTTGGCTGAAGTGACAGACAGCAGGTGTCGGCTAAAAGGAGCCGGGCGTGTTGGAGCTGCCGACGCCGAGACAACTGGGAGACGAAGAGCAGAGAGGGAGCAAAACGTGAATGACCACTGCGAGGGGAAAGCTTCTACTAATATTAATAGGGAGCACCtgtcaacacaaaacaacagcgACTCGGTGAAAAGAATAAGAAAGAGCACCGAGGATTTAGAAGGCGTGCTTGAACAGGGTAGGGACAGAGAGTCAAAATGGGAACCATGCTTAGAAAAGGTGGATCCTTCTTTAAGAGAATCAGAAAATCAATATAAAGAAAGCCACGATTCAGGATTTAttgcacaaaaaacacaagtggGAGCAGATCCGTCCCATCAGAGCAGGTTTGCTGGCGCTGTCTCTAAAAGGGCTAAAGCAGGTACCAAGAAAGAGGACTCTCACCCCCCAAAGGTTGAGCCCCCTAGCTCTGAAGACAATCCATTTTCATTGGAACAGGGCGATTTAATCCCTTGTCGTCTGCCAGAGAATGAATGCTGTGATGGAAAAATACAGGTCGCGAGCTTAAAGAGGGAGAGCAAGCTTGTTTGCTTCACTGCTGTCATCACCCCTCCGCCTTTAACTCATCTGTTGCCTCAGAGAGACACATCGATGCCGACGCAACTCTGTGATTCTAAAGATGAATCTGTGCCAAAAGAAAAACCCAAAGTTAAAGGTCCACCTCCGCCTGTCCCTAAAAAACCTAAAAACCCATTTATAAAGCTCAAAACTGCAAAATTAAAGTCTACCGATGTGCAAAGAAGAGGCAAAGATCATCTGCGCTCTGAGGAGAAGGTCAAGAGGAGACACACTATTGATTTTAGCAAGGATCTTCCGTGCAACACTCCAGCTAATCAGGACATGTGCTTGCTGTGGGACGAAAGGGGCACTTACACGGCGCCGACCGACGTACGCCGGCTGTCGGTCAACCTCAGCCCTTGGGAACATGATTCGCTCGGACGCATGGATGATCGGTACGGAGACATGGTCGACTTTGACTACTGTGAACGTATGGCACAGCTGTCTCCAGAGGAAGAGCCGCAAGACCTGGACATGTTGGAGAGAAGAGTGTTCTTGGAGAGGCGATCCAGATTTAAAAGCTCGCCTCCTACTGCTGCGAAAAAGCCCCCAAATCGTTTTGCGTCCGCAGAGACTCTTCACATACCTGAGGTCACATTATCACACAATGAAATCAAACCACCAAAACCTGCTTGTTCAGGGAAAAGAGAAGTCTACCCTGAGCTCCTTCCTGAAAGAGTCAGCACCCAAGTCAGCAACGACAGCCGTGGTAACTATGGTAAGCGTAGAGACAACCACAGTAGCGATAGGGATGCAGGATATGGCACTGAGGCGGAATCGTACAAGCCTGTGGCAGAAATGATCAAAGAAAGAAATCAAATGCAGAGACATCAGACCCGGGTCAAACCTGAAGGGGCCAAAGCTCCGGTTCGGGTGGCAGAGGAGGGTCCAAGTGTGAAAGTATCCCAAATAAAGAATGCCTTTGACGTCCCAAAGAAATCCAAAGAGAGACCACCGGAGGTTCCACCACCTCCAAAGAAAG ATATGTTGCGGCGAGTTGTGCGACAGAGCAAGTTCCGCCATGTCTTCGGTCAGGCCGTGAGGAACGACCAGTGCTACGATGACATCCGTGTGTCCAGGGTCACATGGGATAGCTCCTTCTGTGCCGTCAACCCTAAGTTTGTTGCCATCATCATAGACGCCAGTGGGGGAGGAGCCTTTCTTGTACTTCCTCTACAAAAG TCTGGCCGTATAGACAAGGTCTACCCTACAGTATGTGGTCACACGGGCCCAGTGCTGGACATCGACTGGTGTCCTCATAATGACCTCGTCATCGCTAGCGGCTCGGAGGACTGCACGGTCATG GTTTGGCAGATCCCTGAGAACGGGCTGGAGACTCCCCTTTCAGAGCCTGCTGTCGTGTTAGAGGGCCACTCTAAGAGGGTCGGCATCGTGTCTTGGCATCCAACCGCTCGCAACGTTCTCCTCAGTGCAG GGTGCGACAACCAGATCGTCATTTGGAACGTGGGCACGGGAGAGGCCATGATCAACCTGGAGGACATGCACCCTGATGTTATCTTTAGTGTCAGCTGGAGCCGCAACGGCAGCCTGCTCTGCACCGCCTGCAAGGACAAGAAGGTCCGCGTCATCGACCCCCgtaaaaaaaagattgttgCG gaGAAGGACAAAGCTCACGAGGGAGCTCGACCTATGAGGGCGATCTTTTTAGCAGACGGAAACATTTTCACCACTGGATTCAGCCGCATGAGCGAACGCCAGCTGGCCCTGTGGAAAACT gaTAACATGGATGAGCCAATATGTGTCCAAGAGATGGACTCCAGTAACGGCATTCTGCTGCCCTTCTACGACCCCGACACCAGCATAGTCTACCTGTGTGGGAAG GGTGACAGCAGCATTCGGTACTTTGAGATCACTGATGAGGCGCCGTTTGTTCACTACCTCAACACCTTTTCCACTAAGGAGCCCCAGAGAGGCATGGGATACATGCCCAAAAGAGGCCTGGATGTCAACAAATGTGAAATCGCAAG GTTTTACAAATTGCACGAGAGAAAATGTGAACCAATCATCATGACAGTCCCGCGTAAG TCGGATCTGTTCCAGGACGACCTGTATCCCGACACGGCCGGCCCCGATCCCGCCCTGGAGGCGGAGGAGTGGTTCGCTGGGAAGAACGGAGGTCCCATCCTGATCGCGCTCAAAGACGGCTACGTCTCCACAAAGACCCGGGATCTGAAAGTGGTCAAGAAGAACGTCCTGGAGACCAAGCCGGCCACAAAAGCAGAAACCATCCCGACTGTCCAGAAGCACGCTTCTCCAAAGCCCACAAAAGTGA AAAACGGACCAGAAGATAGAAGATAA